One genomic segment of Sanyastnella coralliicola includes these proteins:
- a CDS encoding LytR/AlgR family response regulator transcription factor, with translation MIKTIIVDDEEDARGTLRAFLRMYCPSVELIDEASGVQDGYRKIMAGEPDLVLLDIQMEDGTGFDLLEKVRNPKFQVIFCTAFDEFAIKAFKYSAIDYLLKPIDPDELIESVSKVKNSQESGEQRIDNLLEFKKSGKSDRITLSSQEGFTVVKLENIIRLESDSNYTNFFLTTGERILVPKSMKEFEGILPDEQFFRTHQSHIVNMEHVKKYMKEDGGYILMDDGSEVLVARRRKEEFLSFLTGQ, from the coding sequence ATGATCAAGACTATTATCGTAGACGACGAGGAAGATGCACGCGGAACATTGCGCGCTTTTCTTCGCATGTACTGCCCATCTGTAGAGCTTATTGACGAAGCCTCGGGTGTGCAAGATGGTTACCGAAAGATCATGGCAGGTGAACCCGACCTCGTACTTCTAGACATTCAAATGGAAGACGGAACTGGTTTTGATTTGCTCGAGAAGGTCCGAAACCCAAAGTTTCAAGTCATCTTCTGTACGGCCTTTGATGAATTCGCAATCAAAGCTTTCAAATACAGTGCGATTGACTACTTACTGAAACCTATCGACCCGGATGAACTCATCGAGTCAGTATCGAAAGTGAAGAATTCTCAGGAATCAGGAGAACAACGAATTGACAATCTTCTTGAGTTCAAGAAATCAGGAAAGTCAGATCGAATCACTTTAAGCTCTCAGGAAGGCTTCACGGTGGTGAAACTTGAGAACATCATTCGCCTGGAATCCGATTCGAACTACACCAACTTCTTCTTAACAACTGGGGAACGCATTCTCGTTCCTAAATCCATGAAGGAGTTTGAAGGTATCTTACCTGATGAGCAATTCTTCCGTACCCACCAATCGCATATCGTGAATATGGAGCACGTGAAGAAGTACATGAAAGAAGACGGTGGTTACATTCTTATGGATGACGGCTCTGAGGTACTTGTCGCACGCCGCAGGAAAGAGGAATTCCTTTCCTTCTTGACAGGTCAATAA
- a CDS encoding sensor histidine kinase, which translates to MERRISKALIICFFLLANAGTSIALLGQYAAGDTITVSAEGEITPLTIQTENGPLDIAIKVEEPPGILDETGVWILISVIAVAIIYFAFRFFLNRSRKNAVLEAKLAHLERSALQAQMNPHFIFNSLNSIQSYIANEENEKANRFLAKFSRLVRSMLNHARSQKITLEEEIESLRLYMELEKMRFKDKFDFDIVIDEDIDPTDIILPPLLIQPYLENAIIHGLAQTRSQGQIRLYYIMDGKYLLATVTDNGIGYETSKRLKQQQGVKTLHKSVGMTITQKRLEMLDEGNTDKKVTIQEVKDRQGEVLGTKVDVKIRVS; encoded by the coding sequence ATGGAACGTCGAATTTCCAAGGCTCTGATCATTTGTTTTTTTCTTTTGGCTAACGCCGGAACGAGCATCGCTCTTCTAGGTCAATATGCCGCAGGAGACACGATAACCGTTTCCGCCGAAGGCGAGATCACCCCACTCACCATTCAAACAGAGAATGGCCCCTTAGACATTGCCATCAAAGTTGAAGAACCACCTGGAATTCTTGACGAAACCGGAGTCTGGATATTAATCTCGGTGATTGCCGTGGCGATTATTTATTTCGCTTTCCGCTTCTTCTTGAATCGATCAAGAAAGAATGCCGTGCTGGAGGCAAAACTGGCCCACCTTGAACGTTCAGCCCTTCAGGCGCAGATGAACCCGCATTTCATCTTCAATAGCTTGAATTCGATCCAAAGCTACATTGCCAATGAAGAGAATGAGAAGGCGAATCGATTCCTGGCTAAGTTCAGCCGACTTGTTCGTTCAATGCTGAACCACGCACGCTCCCAGAAAATCACTTTGGAGGAAGAAATCGAATCACTCCGCCTCTACATGGAACTGGAGAAAATGCGTTTCAAAGACAAATTTGACTTCGACATTGTGATTGATGAGGATATTGATCCAACAGATATTATCCTTCCTCCACTACTCATTCAACCGTATCTCGAGAATGCGATCATTCACGGACTAGCTCAGACTCGCAGCCAAGGTCAAATCCGTTTGTACTACATCATGGACGGAAAGTACTTGTTAGCTACGGTGACGGATAACGGAATCGGTTACGAAACTTCCAAACGCCTGAAACAACAGCAAGGCGTCAAAACGCTCCATAAGTCAGTTGGGATGACCATCACCCAAAAACGACTTGAAATGTTGGACGAAGGGAACACAGATAAGAAGGTCACAATCCAAGAGGTGAAAGATCGCCAAGGAGAGGTTCTAGGAACTAAAGTGGATGTCAAGATCAGGGTATCCTGA
- a CDS encoding T9SS type A sorting domain-containing protein, whose amino-acid sequence MPHPIKNIAFAVAMLISLATSAQFSNVAATVGADIAGNKDGGVSIVDFNNDGCLDILVNTSNGTYRTRLLQSDCNYPDPSFTDVTATLAPHLLDGTLERSCVWGDYNNDGYLDFARNRAYHLEVYLNQGPGGDPAWSFGDGDHEPNYEITTLTNGLNCEGLAWLDYEGDGFLDLILENHNYGVDILENPGDCTSNFTHVTPNSSPLGLYTSATDGDYMATADYNDDGWVDLLVRKKDQNDLLRNDGGSFTDIMNIDDADNGNKGAVIFADFDNDGDFDLFWTANGTTQIWEQTSTGSFSSTGEPATSASVTFGTGIDGCAAGDVDNDGDLDLFVADDSGASYLFTNESTPGNFSFTHNNRSIYVNGDAEGCVFADYDADGDMDLYVNRSGGNQLWRNSTNNSNYLFIEPLLDLGGGFTRVDHGATAVLKSSDGTTIVGGIRDAHTSFGHGCMHASSIHFGLPDGPDETYQLLLNFTNIGGERVQVDTLITPSDLTDQTFRYVRDSFGVLSNIGCNLLPVELNYFKATPQDKVIEVEWATYTEHDNDYFILERSADGSQWEKLAQVTGAGTTLTPQFYQFTDPFPLTGINYYRLKQVDYNGAVNGPWLTAASMENDAFSLRLYPNPILPAHDSWYIQLSGLMGDAEVTLIGSGGKIIETYDLPFDRTHATLELNKPSDINPGVYFVKVRSGSHTITRKLLFR is encoded by the coding sequence ATGCCACACCCTATTAAAAACATCGCCTTCGCTGTTGCCATGCTGATAAGTTTGGCAACAAGCGCACAGTTCTCCAATGTAGCCGCAACCGTTGGCGCTGATATTGCCGGAAACAAAGACGGCGGTGTCAGCATTGTCGACTTCAATAACGACGGCTGTCTCGACATCTTGGTAAATACGAGCAATGGCACTTATCGTACGCGACTGCTTCAAAGTGATTGCAACTACCCTGACCCTTCATTTACTGATGTTACAGCAACATTGGCTCCACACCTTTTGGATGGAACGTTAGAACGTTCATGTGTTTGGGGTGACTACAACAACGATGGTTACCTAGACTTTGCGCGAAATCGAGCATACCACCTTGAAGTGTATTTGAACCAAGGCCCGGGTGGAGATCCGGCATGGAGTTTTGGTGACGGCGATCATGAACCCAACTATGAAATTACCACGCTAACGAATGGTCTGAACTGTGAAGGATTAGCATGGCTCGATTATGAGGGCGACGGTTTCCTTGACCTCATCCTCGAGAATCACAATTATGGAGTAGATATTCTGGAGAACCCTGGCGATTGCACCAGTAACTTCACCCATGTTACACCGAATTCGAGTCCTTTAGGTCTCTACACTTCTGCCACCGACGGTGATTATATGGCTACCGCCGATTACAATGACGACGGTTGGGTAGATCTCTTAGTTCGTAAGAAAGATCAGAACGACCTTCTTCGCAACGATGGAGGAAGCTTCACCGACATCATGAATATTGACGACGCTGATAATGGAAACAAAGGGGCTGTCATCTTTGCCGATTTCGACAACGATGGAGACTTTGATCTGTTCTGGACGGCGAATGGCACCACTCAAATCTGGGAACAAACGTCTACAGGTTCTTTCTCTTCCACAGGGGAACCGGCGACCTCTGCTAGTGTCACATTCGGAACTGGCATTGACGGTTGCGCCGCTGGGGATGTTGACAACGACGGTGACCTCGATCTTTTCGTTGCCGACGATAGCGGCGCGAGCTATCTGTTCACCAACGAATCTACTCCTGGAAACTTCTCATTTACACACAACAACCGATCGATCTATGTCAACGGAGACGCCGAAGGATGTGTATTTGCCGATTACGACGCCGACGGAGACATGGACCTTTATGTCAACCGTTCCGGCGGCAACCAACTATGGAGAAACAGCACCAACAATAGCAACTACCTTTTCATTGAACCACTTCTTGACCTTGGAGGAGGATTTACGCGAGTAGACCACGGAGCAACAGCGGTTCTGAAATCATCAGATGGAACGACCATTGTTGGTGGAATTCGAGACGCACACACTTCGTTCGGACACGGGTGTATGCACGCTTCTTCGATCCATTTCGGCCTTCCAGATGGACCGGACGAGACCTACCAATTGCTCCTGAACTTCACGAACATCGGCGGTGAGCGTGTGCAAGTAGATACACTAATCACACCTTCAGATCTCACAGATCAGACCTTCCGCTACGTACGTGATAGTTTTGGGGTACTCAGCAACATTGGTTGTAATCTACTTCCGGTAGAGTTGAATTATTTCAAGGCCACACCGCAAGACAAGGTCATCGAAGTTGAATGGGCTACCTATACGGAACATGACAATGATTACTTCATCTTGGAACGATCGGCTGATGGATCTCAATGGGAGAAATTAGCTCAAGTAACAGGTGCAGGTACAACACTGACACCTCAGTTCTATCAATTCACCGACCCATTCCCACTTACAGGAATCAACTACTATCGATTGAAGCAAGTAGACTACAATGGCGCTGTGAATGGCCCTTGGTTAACAGCAGCGTCGATGGAGAATGATGCGTTCTCGTTGCGCTTATATCCCAACCCAATTTTGCCAGCACATGACAGCTGGTATATTCAATTGAGTGGGTTGATGGGTGATGCTGAAGTCACACTGATCGGATCAGGCGGAAAGATCATCGAGACCTACGATCTACCTTTTGATCGCACCCATGCGACGCTCGAACTCAACAAACCGAGTGATATCAATCCTGGCGTCTATTTCGTTAAGGTTCGTTCGGGATCACACACGATCACACGAAAACTACTCTTTAGATAG
- a CDS encoding M16 family metallopeptidase: MDFHTFQLPNGIRVIHRQTTSQVAHCGLIVNAGSRDEKDNQQGLAHFIEHCFFKGTERRKTYHILSRLDSVGAEINAYTTKEETWVYASFLDKHLSRAIELIADITFRSTFPLKEIEKEKDVIIDEINSYLDAPSEMIFDDFEELLFKGHPIGRNILGTEDSVRSLSREDIFEMIDRRYRSDQIVFSSVGPSSPKRIKAMCEKHFASWGDRITQEPRQPFSGYQAREEEVQKETFQMHYILGNEGYHAGHKNKTALVLLNNVLGGPAMNSRLNLQVREKHGIAYNIESSYSPYSDTGIVQIYLGTDERLFAKAERLVRNELKKLREKSLGTTQLHMAKQQLIGQIALAQESGVGTMIALGKSFLMYDRVDSLQEVYRSIEKISAEQLLEVANEVFDEKKLTRLLYKPSRS; encoded by the coding sequence ATGGACTTTCACACTTTTCAATTGCCGAACGGCATCCGAGTAATTCATAGACAGACGACAAGCCAAGTTGCGCATTGTGGTTTGATTGTGAATGCCGGTTCGCGTGATGAAAAGGACAATCAACAAGGGCTTGCTCACTTCATTGAACATTGTTTCTTCAAAGGCACTGAACGCCGTAAAACCTATCACATTCTCAGTCGATTAGATAGCGTAGGTGCTGAAATCAATGCTTATACGACCAAGGAAGAGACCTGGGTTTACGCTAGTTTCCTTGATAAGCACCTTTCGCGTGCGATTGAGCTGATCGCAGATATTACCTTCCGAAGCACTTTTCCGCTCAAAGAAATTGAGAAGGAGAAAGATGTGATCATCGATGAGATCAACAGTTACTTAGATGCCCCAAGTGAAATGATCTTCGATGACTTTGAGGAGCTCTTATTTAAAGGACACCCCATCGGAAGGAACATTCTCGGTACGGAGGATAGCGTTAGATCGCTATCGCGGGAAGACATTTTTGAGATGATTGATCGTCGCTACCGAAGTGATCAAATCGTTTTCAGTTCAGTGGGCCCAAGTTCACCGAAGCGAATCAAGGCCATGTGTGAAAAGCATTTTGCTTCATGGGGTGACCGCATTACTCAGGAACCACGTCAGCCGTTTAGCGGATATCAAGCTCGAGAAGAGGAAGTGCAGAAGGAGACTTTCCAGATGCACTACATCTTGGGTAATGAAGGTTATCACGCCGGACATAAAAACAAGACAGCTCTGGTCTTATTGAATAACGTCTTAGGTGGGCCAGCCATGAATAGCCGCTTGAACTTGCAGGTTCGCGAGAAGCATGGCATTGCTTACAATATTGAGTCAAGTTACTCTCCTTATTCAGATACTGGGATTGTTCAGATCTACTTGGGCACAGATGAGCGATTATTTGCAAAAGCTGAACGACTTGTACGAAACGAGCTGAAGAAACTGCGCGAAAAATCGCTCGGGACTACCCAGCTTCATATGGCGAAGCAACAGTTGATCGGACAGATTGCACTCGCTCAAGAGAGTGGAGTAGGAACGATGATCGCCCTCGGAAAAAGCTTCCTGATGTATGATCGCGTAGATTCGCTGCAAGAGGTTTATCGATCAATCGAAAAAATTTCAGCGGAACAATTGCTAGAAGTAGCGAATGAGGTCTTTGACGAAAAGAAACTGACGAGGCTGTTATACAAGCCTTCGCGTTCTTAG